One window of Cupriavidus oxalaticus genomic DNA carries:
- a CDS encoding acetamidase/formamidase family protein: protein MHLLRFSTEAYPHNRRGAAWRDELRVARLHCESLCADHTLHGTIQSRTTPAGVELACISSVPQTLSIAAGGGRGMMLLMLVEGNATLAAPDLREPLRPGQLACVPQQDSRKLVLSTGFRLMAVHIGQALLGARITAPLPGAALVLSGDSAELFARLLQSMALSFDTVVAAEGKALQPFENTIISCLGAVLADSRATPPADMTPSRSAIFARVCSRINARLSEPELSLAAIAADERLSARYLQKLFEKSGSSFSSYLRTSRLDRCRADLANAQYEKLSIADICYRWGFNDPSYFSHAFREQFGISPRAYRDQMAIAPAPRPPQKVSRGLPAHARLAPGMRAAPPGDGPVGAQQAAPAVVSIAQARAHAARHEGRHHWLQATDKTVHWGYLSHELQPVLEVQSGDTVTIETLTQHASDDRERMIEGDPGAESVFHWTAEQKNVNRRGAGPIDASVYGRGAGEGFGVHICTGPVAVRGAMPGDVLEVRILDVRPRRCANPRFAGKAFGSNASTWWGFHYRDMLTEPREREVVTVFEIDCERADGCARAVYSFRWTPQRDPFGVLHPTIDYPGVPVDHATISKNYDVLRDVAIPVRPHFGVIAVAPAQDGLIDSIPPSSFAGNLDNWRVTRGATVYLRVGVPGALLSIGDPHASQGDSELCGTAIECSLTGDFQLVLHKSTMIERGAPFADLSYPLVETADEWILHGFSSPNHLTELGKTAQSDIYLKSTLDDAMRDAFRKARRFLMTVKGLTEDEAVTLISVAVDFGVTQVVNGNWGIHAIIKKSLFAGTPAGRDYGQG from the coding sequence TTGCACCTTTTGCGCTTTTCCACCGAAGCCTATCCGCACAACCGGCGCGGCGCCGCCTGGCGCGACGAACTCAGGGTCGCGCGCCTGCATTGCGAAAGCCTGTGCGCGGATCACACCCTGCACGGCACGATCCAGTCGCGGACAACGCCCGCGGGGGTCGAGCTGGCGTGCATCTCGTCGGTTCCACAGACCCTGAGCATTGCCGCGGGAGGCGGGCGCGGCATGATGCTGCTGATGCTGGTCGAAGGTAACGCCACCCTCGCCGCGCCGGACCTGCGCGAGCCGCTGCGGCCGGGCCAGCTGGCATGCGTGCCGCAGCAGGACTCCCGCAAGCTGGTGCTGAGCACCGGCTTCCGTCTGATGGCGGTACACATCGGCCAGGCCTTGCTCGGCGCAAGGATCACGGCCCCGCTGCCGGGCGCCGCGCTGGTGCTTTCCGGTGATTCGGCCGAGCTGTTTGCCCGGCTGCTGCAATCGATGGCGCTCAGTTTCGATACGGTAGTGGCCGCCGAGGGCAAGGCGCTCCAGCCGTTCGAGAACACCATCATTTCGTGCCTGGGCGCGGTCCTTGCGGACAGCCGGGCAACGCCGCCCGCGGACATGACGCCATCGCGGTCCGCCATCTTTGCGCGCGTCTGCAGCCGCATCAACGCCCGCCTTTCGGAACCCGAGCTCAGCCTTGCCGCCATTGCCGCGGACGAGCGCCTGTCGGCCCGCTACCTGCAGAAGCTCTTCGAGAAATCGGGCAGCAGCTTTTCATCCTATCTGCGCACCAGCCGGCTTGACCGATGCCGGGCCGATCTGGCCAACGCGCAGTATGAAAAGCTCTCGATTGCCGATATCTGCTATCGCTGGGGCTTCAACGACCCGTCCTATTTCAGCCACGCGTTTCGCGAACAGTTCGGGATCTCGCCGCGCGCATACCGCGACCAGATGGCGATCGCGCCCGCGCCCCGGCCACCGCAGAAAGTGTCGCGCGGACTTCCCGCGCACGCGAGGCTTGCGCCTGGCATGCGCGCAGCGCCGCCCGGTGATGGCCCGGTTGGCGCGCAACAAGCAGCCCCGGCCGTGGTTTCCATTGCCCAGGCGCGCGCGCATGCCGCACGCCACGAAGGCCGGCACCACTGGCTGCAGGCGACGGACAAGACCGTGCATTGGGGTTACCTGAGCCATGAACTGCAGCCGGTACTGGAGGTACAGTCGGGCGACACGGTCACGATCGAGACGCTGACCCAGCACGCATCGGACGACCGCGAGCGCATGATCGAGGGGGATCCCGGCGCGGAAAGCGTCTTCCACTGGACCGCGGAGCAGAAGAACGTGAACCGGCGCGGCGCCGGGCCGATCGATGCGTCGGTCTATGGCCGTGGTGCCGGAGAAGGCTTCGGCGTCCATATCTGCACCGGCCCGGTCGCGGTTCGTGGCGCCATGCCCGGCGATGTCCTCGAGGTGCGCATCCTCGACGTACGTCCGCGGCGGTGCGCCAACCCGCGCTTTGCCGGCAAGGCCTTCGGCAGCAACGCTTCGACCTGGTGGGGGTTTCACTACCGCGACATGCTGACGGAACCGCGCGAGCGCGAGGTGGTCACCGTGTTCGAGATCGATTGCGAACGTGCCGACGGTTGCGCGCGCGCGGTCTATAGCTTTCGCTGGACGCCGCAGCGCGATCCCTTCGGCGTGCTGCATCCGACCATCGACTATCCCGGCGTGCCGGTCGACCATGCCACCATCAGCAAGAACTACGACGTGCTGCGCGACGTGGCCATACCGGTCCGGCCGCACTTCGGCGTCATCGCCGTGGCGCCGGCGCAGGACGGGCTGATCGATTCCATCCCGCCATCGAGCTTCGCCGGAAACCTGGACAACTGGCGGGTCACGCGGGGCGCTACCGTCTACCTCAGGGTTGGCGTTCCGGGCGCGTTACTGTCGATTGGCGATCCCCATGCCTCGCAGGGAGACTCGGAACTATGCGGAACGGCCATCGAATGCTCGCTCACCGGAGACTTCCAGCTGGTCCTGCACAAGAGCACCATGATTGAACGCGGGGCTCCATTTGCCGACCTGAGCTACCCGTTGGTAGAGACCGCCGACGAGTGGATACTGCATGGCTTCAGTTCACCCAATCACCTGACCGAGCTGGGCAAGACGGCACAGAGCGATATCTACCTGAAATCCACGCTCGACGATGCCATGCGCGATGCCTTCCGCAAGGCGCGCCGCTTCCTGATGACGGTCAAGGGGCTGACCGAAGACGAGGCGGTCACCCTGATATCGGTCGCCGTCGATTTCGGGGTGACGCAGGTCGTCAATGGCAACTGGGGCATCCATGCCATCATCAAGAAGTCGTTGTTTGCCGGCACACCTGCCGGGCGCGATTACGGCCAGGGATGA
- a CDS encoding XapX domain-containing protein encodes MQYVYVGRNEWVALIVGLVTGTLYSWLDLPIPAPNVTGGICAILFTYLGYLIVQALRRTIAFGRPPQGSQGNGIS; translated from the coding sequence ATGCAATACGTCTACGTAGGACGCAACGAATGGGTGGCCCTGATCGTCGGCCTGGTCACCGGCACCCTGTATTCCTGGCTGGACTTGCCGATTCCCGCGCCCAATGTCACCGGCGGGATCTGCGCCATTCTTTTTACTTACCTCGGCTACCTGATCGTGCAGGCGTTGCGCAGGACGATCGCCTTCGGGCGCCCGCCGCAAGGCAGCCAGGGCAACGGAATTTCCTGA
- a CDS encoding LysR family transcriptional regulator, translating to MLGRLKLRHLRLVLALSEAGTAAAVAERLHVSPAAVSKALGEIEDIVGTPLYVRSRRGLVLTEPGREMAAHAKVLLAQFERLAESLHAVRAGSQGELRIAFRTISVQPLLAQAMTDFHRDNPRVEISVIEGGIGEMTEQLVDGSLDLLFAYDDPRLSRPELRTTPVVPAQKVVIVASRDHPLLARRKIAAQALSSERWCIPAAGSRMLHLLHTAFHAFGVAPPASGIRTSDVAATASLMQTGHYLAVFPERIAAQLCEAKVARILRFDLRSHVEPVVVVWNGEVTPRPAAQRFRDLVVERANPGAWRHEGVPVLGARAVAAAGMVDREPKPSANRKPRASH from the coding sequence ATGCTTGGTCGCCTGAAACTTCGTCATCTCCGCCTCGTTCTTGCGCTCAGCGAAGCGGGTACGGCCGCGGCGGTGGCCGAGCGCCTGCACGTCAGTCCGGCTGCGGTGTCGAAGGCATTGGGGGAAATCGAGGATATTGTCGGCACGCCGCTCTATGTCAGGAGCCGACGCGGCCTGGTGCTGACCGAGCCCGGCCGCGAGATGGCGGCTCACGCCAAGGTGCTGCTGGCGCAGTTCGAGCGGCTGGCGGAATCGCTGCACGCGGTGCGTGCCGGCAGCCAGGGCGAGCTGCGCATCGCCTTTCGGACGATCTCGGTGCAGCCGCTGCTGGCGCAGGCCATGACCGATTTCCACCGTGACAATCCGCGCGTGGAAATCAGCGTGATCGAAGGCGGCATCGGCGAAATGACGGAGCAGCTTGTCGACGGCTCGCTCGACCTGCTGTTTGCCTACGACGACCCTCGCCTGTCCCGGCCGGAATTGCGGACCACGCCCGTGGTGCCGGCGCAGAAGGTCGTCATTGTGGCCAGCCGCGACCACCCGCTGCTGGCGCGCCGCAAGATCGCGGCACAGGCCTTGTCTTCAGAGCGGTGGTGCATACCTGCGGCCGGATCGCGCATGCTCCACCTGCTGCACACGGCCTTCCACGCCTTTGGCGTTGCGCCACCGGCATCGGGAATCCGCACGAGCGATGTCGCCGCGACCGCAAGCCTCATGCAGACAGGGCATTACCTGGCAGTCTTCCCCGAGCGCATCGCCGCGCAGCTCTGCGAGGCCAAGGTCGCACGCATTCTGCGCTTCGACCTGCGCAGCCACGTGGAGCCGGTGGTCGTGGTCTGGAATGGCGAAGTCACGCCGCGGCCCGCGGCGCAGCGTTTCCGTGACCTGGTCGTGGAACGGGCCAACCCCGGCGCCTGGCGGCACGAAGGCGTGCCGGTGCTGGGCGCGCGTGCCGTGGCCGCGGCGGGCATGGTGGATCGCGAACCGAAGCCGTCAGCGAATCGTAAGCCGCGCGCGTCCCACTGA
- the aspA gene encoding aspartate ammonia-lyase, with translation MTNTHRTEADLLGERQVPADAYYGVHTLRAWENFQISGTPISSWPELIIALASVKQAAAEANAELALLPATLRDAILAACNDVREGKLHDQFIVDTIQGGAGTSTNMNANEVICNRALEHMGHRKGEYQFLHPNEHVNMAQSTNDVYPTALRIATYFAIEHLLEAMEVLRAAFDRKATEFSGLLKLGRTQLQDAVPMTLGQEFSTYAVMLEEDMARLRETALLIREINLGATAIGTGITAHPDYAPKALAALRRITGIDLCLAPNLVEATQDCGAFVQISGVLKRIAVKLSKTCNDLRLLSSGPRAGFGEINLPPMQAGSSIMPGKVNPVIPEVVNQIAFEVFGNDTTITFAAEAGQLQLNAFEPVIAASLLRSFRHLTNGCLTLAQKCVDGITANPERLRETIERSIALVTALNPVIGYKNATSVAAEAHAKGTTIREVVLARGLMTAEALDEALRPETLIRPRADKLADKPADKPTGKP, from the coding sequence ATGACCAATACCCATCGCACCGAAGCCGACCTGCTTGGCGAACGCCAGGTGCCTGCCGATGCCTACTACGGCGTCCACACCCTCAGGGCCTGGGAGAACTTCCAGATCAGCGGCACCCCCATCTCATCGTGGCCGGAGCTGATCATTGCGCTGGCCTCCGTCAAGCAGGCCGCCGCCGAGGCCAATGCCGAACTCGCCCTGCTGCCCGCCACGCTGCGCGACGCCATCCTGGCCGCCTGCAATGACGTGCGCGAAGGCAAGCTGCACGACCAGTTCATTGTCGACACGATCCAGGGCGGCGCCGGCACATCGACGAACATGAATGCCAACGAGGTCATCTGCAACCGCGCGCTCGAGCACATGGGGCACCGCAAGGGCGAATACCAGTTCCTGCACCCGAACGAGCACGTGAATATGGCGCAAAGCACCAACGACGTCTATCCAACCGCGCTGCGCATTGCCACGTATTTCGCCATCGAGCACCTGCTCGAAGCGATGGAAGTCCTGCGCGCCGCGTTCGACCGCAAGGCGACGGAGTTCTCCGGCCTGCTCAAGCTTGGCCGCACCCAGCTTCAGGATGCGGTCCCGATGACGCTCGGCCAGGAATTCTCCACCTACGCGGTCATGCTCGAGGAAGACATGGCGCGCCTGCGCGAAACCGCTTTGCTGATCCGCGAAATCAACCTGGGCGCCACCGCGATCGGCACCGGCATCACCGCGCATCCCGACTACGCGCCGAAGGCCCTGGCCGCGTTGCGGCGGATCACGGGCATCGACCTGTGCCTCGCGCCCAACCTGGTGGAGGCCACGCAGGATTGCGGCGCCTTCGTGCAGATCTCCGGCGTGCTCAAGCGCATTGCCGTCAAGCTGTCCAAGACCTGCAACGACCTGCGGCTGCTGTCGAGCGGACCGCGCGCGGGCTTCGGCGAGATCAACCTGCCGCCGATGCAGGCGGGCTCGTCGATCATGCCCGGCAAGGTCAATCCCGTCATTCCGGAGGTTGTCAACCAGATCGCCTTCGAGGTGTTCGGCAACGACACCACCATCACCTTTGCCGCGGAGGCCGGCCAGTTGCAGCTCAATGCCTTCGAGCCGGTGATTGCCGCCAGCCTGCTACGCAGCTTCCGGCACCTGACCAATGGCTGCCTGACGCTGGCGCAGAAGTGCGTCGACGGCATTACCGCCAACCCTGAACGCTTGCGCGAAACCATCGAGCGCTCGATCGCCCTGGTGACCGCGCTCAATCCCGTGATCGGCTACAAGAACGCGACCTCCGTCGCCGCCGAGGCCCATGCCAAGGGCACCACCATCCGCGAAGTGGTGCTGGCGCGGGGCCTGATGACCGCCGAAGCGCTCGACGAGGCGTTGCGGCCCGAAACGCTGATCCGGCCCCGTGCGGACAAGCTCGCCGACAAACCTGCAGACAAGCCCACCGGCAAGCCATGA
- a CDS encoding Bug family tripartite tricarboxylate transporter substrate binding protein: MITLNTIARIVRGVMAAATVGTMLVAIQPAAAAAWPDRPLRLVVPFPAGGSYDIVGRTLARKLEQRLGQPVVVENIAGGATVPGVMSVLKEKADGNTLLLASDGTLNINPHTVKDLRYNPDRDFTPVTIVSTVPHWIVTRVDRKQMNLTELRDYIVKHPGKVSISINAVAGAAHLGLADWKRRNGLDFTIVPYRGSPPAMSDLIGGQTDAHVDVIGSSISYVGDGKVKPLAVLQTAAVAQFPKLQRQAADSKDALLVRANLALVAKAGTPEAVVERLYREVRASMQETDFVERLQSLAYEPVLTTPAESRRLIHAETVRYGAIARTVNLESN, from the coding sequence ATGATCACGCTGAACACTATTGCCAGGATCGTACGCGGGGTCATGGCAGCCGCCACGGTGGGCACCATGCTTGTCGCGATTCAACCCGCCGCTGCCGCGGCATGGCCGGATCGGCCGCTGCGGCTGGTGGTGCCGTTTCCCGCGGGCGGTTCCTATGACATCGTAGGCCGCACCCTGGCGCGCAAGCTGGAACAGCGGCTCGGGCAGCCGGTGGTGGTCGAGAACATCGCTGGCGGCGCTACCGTGCCGGGCGTCATGTCGGTACTGAAGGAGAAGGCCGACGGCAATACGCTGCTGCTCGCGAGCGACGGCACGCTGAACATCAATCCGCATACCGTCAAGGACTTGCGCTACAACCCCGACCGGGATTTCACGCCCGTCACCATCGTGAGTACCGTGCCGCACTGGATCGTCACGCGGGTGGACCGCAAGCAGATGAACCTGACCGAGCTCAGGGACTACATCGTCAAGCACCCGGGCAAGGTCTCGATCAGCATCAATGCTGTCGCCGGCGCGGCGCATCTCGGCCTGGCGGACTGGAAGCGACGCAACGGACTGGACTTCACCATCGTGCCGTATCGCGGCTCTCCGCCGGCCATGTCGGACCTGATCGGCGGCCAGACCGATGCCCATGTGGATGTCATCGGCTCCTCCATCAGCTACGTCGGCGACGGCAAGGTCAAGCCGCTGGCCGTGCTGCAAACGGCGGCGGTCGCGCAGTTCCCCAAGCTCCAGCGGCAGGCCGCTGACAGCAAGGATGCCCTGCTCGTCCGCGCCAACCTGGCGCTGGTCGCCAAGGCCGGTACACCCGAAGCCGTCGTCGAGCGGCTGTACCGGGAGGTGCGCGCCAGCATGCAGGAGACTGATTTCGTCGAGCGGCTGCAGTCGCTCGCCTACGAACCGGTCCTCACCACGCCCGCCGAGAGCCGCCGCCTGATCCACGCCGAGACCGTGCGCTACGGCGCCATCGCTCGCACGGTCAATCTCGAATCCAACTGA
- a CDS encoding acetamidase/formamidase family protein: MLHDLPARPETIHWGYFDATKAPALTVKSGDLIRAEAVTHHAGDAPDLMMDAAIREIYRTIPHDDRNPGVHIMTGPIYVEDARPGDMLEVRYLQMIPRFRFGANIAAHWGQLYREFEKERVTIYELDQASNTAHALYAFDYPGKLTTPGKVVDDRECCRQPALAGVRVPVRPHLGTAGVAPDKRGRVTTVEPGLHGGNIDNWRIGAGATMYYPVQVDGALFSIGDPHISQGDGEISGTAIEASLNVLFQVILRKDFHFPSPLLETPDCWVVHGFHEDLDEAGKNAARDMIQLLTEQQGLSRDDAYSLMSVSADFGVTQVVDGTQGIHCTMPRAIFPPKGKG, from the coding sequence ATGCTGCATGACCTGCCCGCCCGCCCCGAGACCATCCACTGGGGCTATTTCGATGCCACCAAGGCGCCCGCCCTGACCGTGAAAAGCGGGGACCTCATCCGCGCCGAAGCGGTGACCCATCACGCCGGCGATGCGCCAGACCTGATGATGGATGCCGCCATCCGCGAGATCTACCGGACCATCCCGCACGATGACCGCAACCCGGGCGTGCATATCATGACCGGGCCGATCTATGTCGAGGATGCCAGGCCCGGCGATATGCTGGAGGTGCGCTATCTCCAGATGATCCCGCGCTTTCGCTTCGGGGCCAACATTGCGGCGCACTGGGGGCAGCTCTACCGGGAGTTCGAGAAAGAGCGGGTCACGATCTACGAGCTGGACCAGGCCTCCAACACCGCGCATGCGCTCTATGCCTTCGACTATCCCGGCAAGCTGACCACGCCCGGCAAGGTGGTCGACGACCGCGAATGCTGCCGCCAGCCGGCGCTTGCCGGTGTGCGCGTGCCGGTGCGCCCCCATCTTGGCACGGCCGGGGTCGCGCCCGACAAGCGTGGCCGGGTCACTACCGTCGAGCCCGGGCTGCATGGCGGCAATATCGACAACTGGCGTATCGGCGCGGGGGCCACCATGTACTATCCCGTCCAGGTCGATGGCGCGCTGTTCTCGATCGGCGACCCGCATATCTCGCAGGGCGACGGCGAAATCAGCGGCACGGCGATTGAAGCCTCGCTGAACGTGTTGTTCCAGGTGATCCTGCGCAAGGATTTCCACTTCCCTTCGCCGCTGCTGGAAACGCCCGACTGCTGGGTCGTGCACGGTTTCCACGAGGACCTCGATGAAGCCGGCAAGAACGCGGCCCGCGACATGATCCAGCTGCTGACCGAGCAGCAGGGCCTGTCGCGCGACGACGCCTACTCGCTGATGAGCGTGTCGGCCGACTTCGGCGTGACGCAGGTCGTCGATGGCACGCAGGGCATCCATTGCACCATGCCGCGCGCGATCTTTCCCCCGAAAGGCAAGGGCTGA
- a CDS encoding NAD(P)H-dependent flavin oxidoreductase, whose translation METSKPLDNGRGLLARLHISTPIIQAPMAGVGTPALAAAVSEAGGLGSLGVGAMDAEGARKAIRETRALTGKPFNVNLFCHAPAQPDPAREKTWLDYLTPHFLKHGGTAPATLREIYKSFVEDEDMLRMLLEEKPAVVSFHFGLPAQQKIDALRSAGIVLLASATSLQEARQIEAAGIDAIVAQGIEAGGHRGVFDPAAYDEGLGTLALVRVLVQKTSLPVIAAGGIMDGAGIAAVLALGAQAAQLGTAFIACPETAVDAAYRSALAADSKRPTTLTRAISGRAARGFANRLTALGEHPDAPAIPDYPTTYDAGKALHAAAKATGSADYAAQWAGQAVPLARALPAAELVGRLQSELRDAIARLASLQHVAA comes from the coding sequence ATGGAAACATCGAAGCCCCTGGACAACGGCCGCGGCCTGCTTGCGCGCCTGCATATTTCCACGCCGATCATCCAGGCGCCGATGGCAGGCGTCGGCACGCCCGCGCTGGCGGCTGCCGTGTCCGAGGCCGGCGGCCTTGGTTCGCTCGGCGTCGGTGCCATGGACGCCGAGGGCGCGCGCAAGGCGATCCGCGAGACCCGGGCACTGACCGGCAAGCCGTTCAATGTCAACCTGTTCTGCCATGCGCCGGCCCAGCCCGATCCCGCGCGCGAAAAGACCTGGCTGGACTATCTCACCCCGCACTTCCTGAAGCACGGCGGCACGGCCCCCGCCACGCTGCGCGAAATCTACAAGAGCTTCGTCGAAGACGAGGACATGCTGCGCATGCTGCTGGAAGAGAAACCCGCAGTCGTGAGCTTTCATTTCGGCCTTCCCGCGCAGCAGAAGATCGATGCCCTGCGCAGCGCGGGCATCGTGCTGCTGGCCAGCGCGACCTCGTTGCAAGAGGCGCGCCAGATCGAAGCGGCGGGCATCGACGCCATTGTCGCGCAGGGCATCGAAGCGGGCGGCCATCGTGGCGTGTTCGATCCGGCCGCCTACGACGAGGGCCTCGGCACGCTGGCGCTGGTGCGTGTCCTGGTGCAGAAGACGAGCCTGCCGGTGATCGCAGCCGGCGGCATCATGGATGGCGCGGGCATTGCCGCGGTATTGGCGCTCGGCGCGCAAGCGGCGCAGCTTGGCACCGCATTCATCGCCTGCCCCGAGACGGCGGTCGACGCCGCCTATCGCAGCGCCCTCGCGGCGGACAGCAAGCGCCCCACCACGCTCACGCGCGCCATCTCCGGCCGCGCCGCCCGGGGCTTTGCGAACCGCCTCACGGCACTGGGCGAGCATCCGGACGCGCCCGCCATCCCCGACTACCCCACCACGTATGACGCCGGCAAGGCGCTCCACGCTGCCGCCAAGGCCACGGGAAGCGCCGACTATGCGGCCCAGTGGGCGGGACAGGCGGTGCCGCTGGCGCGAGCGCTGCCCGCGGCCGAACTGGTCGGACGGCTGCAGTCGGAACTGCGGGACGCGATTGCGCGCCTGGCCTCCCTGCAACACGTGGCCGCCTAG
- a CDS encoding DUF1427 family protein produces MVEIALGTTELQAAAVGLVTGIVYTAVRAPIPAPNVLGGIFAIFGTFAGFVLVAAMRGQLLVG; encoded by the coding sequence ATGGTCGAAATTGCATTGGGGACGACCGAGTTGCAGGCAGCGGCCGTCGGACTGGTGACTGGTATTGTCTACACTGCTGTTCGTGCGCCGATACCGGCGCCTAACGTGCTCGGCGGCATCTTCGCCATCTTCGGCACATTTGCCGGTTTCGTGCTGGTTGCCGCAATGCGGGGCCAACTGCTGGTCGGATAG
- a CDS encoding ribonuclease Z, protein MRPLLQARLVNDVFGDPVLFVDFLDERRALLFDLGDITALMPRNLMRVSHVFVTHTHMDHFSGFDHLLRVLLGRKPSIALYGGPGFVAQVGHKLRAYTWNVVHRYDLELVVEAFELALDGHIRSARFSSRDRFASVAVATTEQCGDIVHDETTFRVRACFVDHGIPCLSYIVEEKVRLGVDKERLGASGMTKGAWLRELKHAVLTGAPVDTPIPVQWRDSGGDHAVTRTVGELSRLILDATPGQRIGYATDLRDTSDNMQALSNLMQGVDHLFIESVFLEADRAHALRKNHLTAAQAGRIASCIGARAVTPFHFSPRYRGRAEEMASEVQAAREHLRR, encoded by the coding sequence ATGCGTCCCCTGCTGCAAGCCCGCCTCGTCAATGACGTCTTCGGCGACCCCGTCCTGTTCGTCGACTTTCTCGACGAACGGCGCGCCTTGCTCTTCGACCTGGGCGACATCACGGCGCTGATGCCGCGCAATCTGATGCGCGTGTCGCATGTGTTCGTCACGCATACCCATATGGATCACTTTTCCGGCTTCGACCACCTGCTGCGCGTACTGCTCGGGCGCAAGCCGTCCATCGCGCTGTACGGCGGGCCCGGGTTCGTGGCGCAAGTCGGGCATAAGCTGCGTGCCTATACCTGGAATGTCGTGCACCGCTATGACCTGGAGTTGGTCGTTGAGGCGTTCGAGCTTGCACTGGATGGCCACATCCGCAGCGCGCGGTTTTCAAGCCGGGACCGCTTTGCCAGTGTGGCAGTCGCGACGACTGAGCAATGCGGCGATATCGTGCATGACGAGACAACATTCCGAGTGCGCGCCTGCTTTGTCGACCACGGCATTCCCTGCCTGTCCTACATCGTCGAAGAAAAGGTCCGGCTCGGCGTCGACAAGGAGCGCCTTGGCGCATCGGGCATGACAAAAGGCGCGTGGCTGCGCGAGCTTAAGCATGCGGTCCTGACCGGTGCCCCCGTCGACACGCCGATTCCCGTGCAATGGCGCGACAGCGGCGGCGACCATGCGGTAACGCGAACGGTCGGCGAACTAAGCCGCCTGATCCTTGACGCCACGCCTGGCCAGCGCATCGGCTATGCGACCGACCTGCGCGATACCAGCGACAACATGCAGGCGCTGTCGAACCTGATGCAGGGCGTCGACCATCTCTTTATCGAGAGCGTGTTCCTGGAAGCGGATCGCGCCCACGCCCTGCGCAAGAACCACCTGACCGCCGCCCAGGCTGGCCGGATCGCGTCATGCATTGGCGCCCGCGCGGTGACGCCGTTCCATTTCTCGCCGCGTTACCGTGGCCGTGCGGAGGAGATGGCCAGTGAAGTGCAGGCGGCCCGGGAGCACCTGCGACGTTGA